The Balneola vulgaris DSM 17893 DNA window CACTTACTGCCTCATTAGGCCGAATTGACTACTCTTCTGCAAAAGCAGTACTTGCTCAATTAAAAGAGATGAGTCCACCTAAAACAGAAGTTGATCTATACCAGATTGAGTCGCAATTAAGAGATTCTGTTACCTACAATAGTCGATATGCTTCTGCTCCTAAATATCCTACTGCTCCTAAAGGCATGGCTTACCATCTAGGGGTGGCCTTACCTGCATTTGAGATGAATGAGCAGGAATATGAAATTGCTCAGCACCTATATTTTGGTATTCAACTAGCCGTTGAAGAATTCAATTCTGAAGAGAGCTATAAAAAAGCATTTTTACATTACAAGAATACCAATCAAGAATCTATTAGCCTCGATGAACAAATAGCTGATCTAATTTGGAATAAAAATGTAGATGCTATCATTGGTCCTTTATTCTCGGAAAAGGCCAAAGTTTTTGCTGAAACGGCTCAAAAGTATGAAGTTCCTGTAATCACACCATTAGCCAATTCTGATGAGATTAACGAGTCTAATAATTACCTCTTTCAATTGAACCCTACCTTCGCAGCACGTGGGAAAAAAATGGCTCAATATGCCGTTAATACTTTAGGCTTTGATACACTAGCTGTGTTAGCTGAATTAAATTCATTAGGAGAAGCATCAGCACTCGCTTTTAGGCATGAAGCCGAACGACTAGGTGCCGTAATTCAACATTTCTTTTTAGAAGATCTTGAATCGAATGGATATGATATTTTTGAATACACCGCGTATTTATCAAAAACTGATACCTTGAACCCTGCCCCTGGCCTAGATGCAGTATATGCGCCATTTACGGGCTCCGCAGCCCCAACCCTAATACGTAACTTACTTACCGATTTAGAAGCCACACGAAGCGATTATACGCTACTTGGTTCACAAGAATGGGAAGACACTGATGTAGAAGGAATTCGATTAGAAAATACTTCCATTCATTATTCTCAAGGGTTTGAAGTGAAGTATGAAGACTCCCCTACTCAAAATTTTGAAAGTAATTTTAGAGTTCGCTTTCAAACAGACCCAACTCGCTTTGCTTATATAGGGTATGATGTAGGAAAAGTAGTTCTGGATACCATTAAACGCGTCCAAAATCCTAGAAACTTGAAAGAAGGATTAAGAAACCTACGCAACTATATGGGTTTAAGTACCGATGTAGATTTTAATGGCTATCAGGTTAACCAAGCAGTGAAAATTAAATCTCTTCAAAAGTCAGATTTTTAGTTTCTGACTTTATAGGTACCTGCTAGTTATATTTGTTTTTTAACTATCCCTTTAAACAATAGGTAGAAATTTAATCCAGAAACTATATATCTGAAAAACAACCAACCTCTACCCGCCCGTTGCTTCGCGTTCTCTTTGCCTCTTGATTCTGTATTGCTCTTGTATCCATTTTCTCCATTTTTCAGAATCGGCTAAATGACCTTGGTAAGTTTTGTTGAATACATGTCCACCCTCTGGGCTAGCAACCATGTAGATATAATCATGGTCTTGTGGATTTAATGTTGCTCTTATCGTAGATAACGACGGGTTTGTAACCGGTCCTGGAGGTAAGCCATAATGGATGTAGGTATTATAGGGATGTTCGACCTTATAATCTTTGAGGAGTAATCTTCGCCTCTCACCTACAGCAAAATTAATAGTAGGGTCGGCATTTAAATGCATTCGTTTCTTTAATCTATTCCAATATAAGCCAGCTATGATTGGTTTCTCGTCCTCTATATTGGCTTCCCACTCAACGATACTAGCTAATGCCACTATATCATCTACCGTGTATTCTAAATTTGAAAATTCAGTGGCATAAGCTTCAATAACTGCATCTTCAAATTCCGTCAATACACGATCGATTACATTTGATGCTGAGCTCGTCCAATACATGCTAT harbors:
- a CDS encoding ABC transporter substrate-binding protein, with the protein product MKRILLPLFLSLFLCSISQAQSLDSGIELYRNGDYERALRIFEQSESTEAHLFAAKSLYALGRYYKANAYLSAINAETNDSEVIAEAAYTKALVQFQLKNYAQVLDHLYYINTTYTQSRIYARSATLYDEILNYLSEDDLKEVINQSVQLDVKVDALTASLGRIDYSSAKAVLAQLKEMSPPKTEVDLYQIESQLRDSVTYNSRYASAPKYPTAPKGMAYHLGVALPAFEMNEQEYEIAQHLYFGIQLAVEEFNSEESYKKAFLHYKNTNQESISLDEQIADLIWNKNVDAIIGPLFSEKAKVFAETAQKYEVPVITPLANSDEINESNNYLFQLNPTFAARGKKMAQYAVNTLGFDTLAVLAELNSLGEASALAFRHEAERLGAVIQHFFLEDLESNGYDIFEYTAYLSKTDTLNPAPGLDAVYAPFTGSAAPTLIRNLLTDLEATRSDYTLLGSQEWEDTDVEGIRLENTSIHYSQGFEVKYEDSPTQNFESNFRVRFQTDPTRFAYIGYDVGKVVLDTIKRVQNPRNLKEGLRNLRNYMGLSTDVDFNGYQVNQAVKIKSLQKSDF
- the mltG gene encoding endolytic transglycosylase MltG → MKFGLTIKELVLLASLFVGVCILTFGSRTLRLSSSALQFDQPVSIYLESSTDLDGLIDTLTSASAEINEDEFRWASRLLGWRTFRAGHYKFEGAYSYDEVLTKIAYGSQDPVNVTILPGLTRNRLARDLGRQLKLDSLDIEQVFEDSLYLNDKALSKEQLFGRMLPNTYSMYWTSSASNVIDRVLTEFEDAVIEAYATEFSNLEYTVDDIVALASIVEWEANIEDEKPIIAGLYWNRLKKRMHLNADPTINFAVGERRRLLLKDYKVEHPYNTYIHYGLPPGPVTNPSLSTIRATLNPQDHDYIYMVASPEGGHVFNKTYQGHLADSEKWRKWIQEQYRIKRQREREATGG